A window from Dehalobacter sp. DCA encodes these proteins:
- a CDS encoding acyl-CoA dehydratase activase, translated as MKWTVGIDIGSVSTKAVLFNGEQVDSKIIPTGWSPSQAGQEVLERLLKLQELTRDDISLLVGTGYGRIQQGMFDKTFSEITCHARGVNYLLPEACGLIDIGGQDSKVIGFGEKGKVEDFVLNDKCAAGTGRFLQVTAQTLGLEVSQLSALAEDADPADINSMCAVFAESEIIGLLAQGITVESIVAGLLKSIAKRISVMAGKIHFQDTVAFCGGVAQNQVLKDLLSQEIGCRLVVPPSPQAVGALGAAVLGYEL; from the coding sequence ATGAAATGGACAGTGGGTATCGACATCGGATCCGTATCAACCAAAGCAGTTCTTTTTAATGGAGAACAGGTTGATTCAAAAATTATTCCGACCGGCTGGAGCCCTTCTCAGGCAGGGCAGGAGGTTCTGGAGCGTCTGTTGAAGCTGCAGGAACTGACCCGTGATGATATTAGCTTGCTTGTCGGTACAGGCTATGGCCGTATTCAACAGGGAATGTTTGATAAAACGTTCAGTGAAATTACCTGCCATGCTCGCGGTGTAAATTATCTGCTGCCGGAAGCCTGCGGGTTGATTGATATTGGCGGTCAGGACAGCAAGGTGATCGGTTTTGGCGAAAAGGGCAAAGTTGAAGACTTTGTGCTGAACGACAAATGCGCGGCCGGAACCGGAAGGTTCCTGCAAGTAACCGCCCAGACACTGGGCCTGGAGGTTTCGCAGTTATCCGCTCTCGCCGAAGATGCCGACCCAGCTGACATCAACAGTATGTGTGCAGTATTTGCTGAATCAGAAATCATCGGCTTGCTGGCGCAGGGCATTACTGTCGAAAGTATTGTCGCCGGTTTGTTAAAGTCCATCGCGAAACGCATCAGCGTGATGGCTGGGAAGATCCATTTTCAGGATACCGTTGCTTTTTGCGGCGGGGTAGCTCAGAACCAGGTGCTTAAAGACCTGCTTAGTCAGGAAATAGGATGCAGGCTGGTTGTGCCGCCGAGTCCTCAGGCTGTAGGGGCTCTGGGAGCTGCGGTCCTGGGGTATGAATTATAA
- a CDS encoding selenium metabolism-associated LysR family transcriptional regulator has translation MLLHQLEIFTQVAEKNSFSKAAQSLFLSQSTVSTHISNLEHYFGQKLFDRLGKEIVLTPFGEKLYPWAREILNVKDRALWEMKGWTTKIDGHLHIAASSVPAKYAIPPLLAKFLGEYKGIQFVLDQSGSEIVAEKLLNGDVEIGVLGKQYHEDQLTFIPFLQEKLVLITPSNICLNNHISITELVDYPFIFRKSDSGTQANVVQMLHTSGITLSDLQVAGYCDNLEALKESVREGIGISIISGIAALDYVKSRQINAYELAELTKKRMFYFAHHKKRTLSPWAETFIHFCLESAGLVSNQYASLPD, from the coding sequence ATGCTGTTGCATCAATTAGAGATTTTTACACAAGTAGCGGAAAAAAACAGCTTTTCTAAGGCTGCCCAAAGTCTTTTTTTAAGCCAGTCAACGGTCAGTACGCATATAAGCAATCTGGAGCACTACTTTGGTCAAAAACTGTTTGACCGGCTTGGAAAGGAAATTGTCTTAACGCCTTTTGGGGAAAAATTATATCCATGGGCTAGAGAAATACTCAATGTAAAAGACAGGGCACTATGGGAAATGAAAGGTTGGACTACGAAAATTGACGGTCATCTTCATATTGCGGCCAGCAGTGTTCCAGCTAAATATGCAATACCACCTTTATTGGCCAAATTTTTAGGTGAGTACAAAGGAATTCAATTTGTCCTTGACCAGAGCGGTTCGGAAATTGTTGCAGAAAAGCTGTTGAACGGGGATGTTGAAATCGGGGTGCTGGGTAAACAATACCATGAGGATCAGTTAACTTTTATTCCTTTTCTGCAAGAAAAGCTGGTCTTAATCACACCCAGCAACATTTGTCTAAACAATCATATTTCCATCACTGAACTGGTGGATTACCCTTTTATTTTTCGGAAGTCAGATTCGGGCACCCAGGCAAATGTTGTTCAAATGCTGCATACATCAGGCATTACGCTTTCCGACTTGCAGGTTGCCGGCTACTGCGACAACCTCGAAGCTCTTAAAGAAAGTGTCAGGGAAGGGATTGGCATCTCGATCATTTCTGGCATAGCCGCTCTGGATTATGTCAAAAGCAGACAGATCAATGCCTATGAACTTGCCGAACTGACCAAAAAAAGAATGTTCTATTTTGCCCACCATAAAAAAAGAACCCTGTCTCCCTGGGCAGAAACTTTTATTCACTTCTGCCTGGAATCAGCCGGTCTTGTTTCGAATCAATATGCATCTTTGCCTGACTAA